One stretch of Thermanaerosceptrum fracticalcis DNA includes these proteins:
- the iscB gene encoding RNA-guided endonuclease IscB: MGRRSAASKNPFEQGRSGPTAARLTYLRKRDTMVYVLSKEGKPLMPTERHGKMRRLLKEGKARVVKARPFTIQLTYETTKYTQPITLGIDAGNQRVGFSVITEKKELLAGECQLLQVQAERNRERLMYRRQRRNRLRYRKPRFDNRRKPEGWLAPSLQNKLDAHIRLVEKIKSILPITQVIVEVANFDIQAIKNPGIQGVAYQQGEQYNFWNLREYILHRDNHECQNPGCKNRSKNPKLQVHHIGYWKGDYTDKPGNLITLCSKCHRPENHRESKLLWGWQPKVKSFRAETFMSTVRWKLVNTLGCEYTYGYITKSRRTELRLEKSHVSQPPRTEVRGL, translated from the coding sequence ATGGGCAGGCGAAGTGCTGCCAGCAAAAACCCCTTTGAACAAGGGCGAAGTGGACCAACAGCCGCAAGGCTGACTTATCTCAGAAAGAGGGATACTATGGTATACGTTCTCTCCAAAGAAGGCAAACCTCTCATGCCAACAGAAAGGCATGGGAAGATGCGTCGGTTGTTAAAAGAGGGCAAGGCCCGAGTGGTTAAGGCAAGACCCTTTACTATTCAACTAACCTACGAAACCACAAAATACACACAGCCAATAACCCTAGGTATAGACGCAGGCAACCAAAGAGTAGGATTTTCAGTTATCACCGAAAAGAAAGAACTACTGGCCGGGGAGTGCCAACTTTTGCAAGTTCAAGCAGAGAGAAACCGAGAACGGCTAATGTACCGCAGGCAAAGGCGAAACAGGCTGCGGTACAGAAAGCCTCGGTTTGATAACCGCAGAAAGCCCGAAGGATGGTTAGCCCCAAGTCTACAGAACAAGCTTGATGCTCATATAAGGCTGGTGGAGAAAATCAAATCAATACTTCCCATAACACAGGTTATAGTGGAAGTGGCCAACTTTGACATTCAAGCTATTAAAAATCCTGGTATCCAGGGTGTGGCATACCAGCAGGGAGAGCAGTATAACTTTTGGAACCTGCGGGAATATATCCTGCACCGTGATAACCATGAGTGTCAAAACCCGGGCTGTAAAAACAGATCCAAGAACCCGAAACTACAGGTACACCATATCGGATACTGGAAGGGAGACTATACTGACAAGCCAGGGAACCTAATCACGCTATGTAGCAAATGTCATCGGCCGGAAAACCACAGGGAAAGCAAATTGCTGTGGGGCTGGCAACCGAAGGTAAAGTCCTTCCGGGCCGAAACCTTCATGTCAACCGTCCGGTGGAAACTGGTCAATACACTGGGTTGTGAATACACCTATGGCTATATCACAAAGTCCCGCAGGACAGAGTTGAGGTTGGAGAAAAGCCACGTCAGTCAACCACCCCGGACTGAAGTCCGAGGCTTGTAA
- a CDS encoding GGDEF domain-containing protein, giving the protein MRIHLVYEVDYLEQLKEMLGEAGHEIAGWDYSLPLFADFSEKKTVDADLALIDGQAGVTEKREIMEALGRIRKNLPELRLVVIFPTVLEKDEKFKEKLLSYSLYDMYFRDEYDIDDLEHWFGNPKTYGNYDIQTDDIAGTLPQREPVQASKKQEERGGLLKKGIDTLLKINLKEKFAKKESSEKEDTHETKTGAFASDFFVPPQDRNVYATAKKKQKKPVVYSWDMEYEGVTAFKDIGQLFALAEMVRPDFILMPGHKEEVAEKIREIKRHKKLWDLPVVVVGNISHELFKAGADECLPEWNDDSFGLLAPKLDSLRLIKEMSKSEALKDPLTGAYNRLFMEELLDKSIREYNMHGVPFCGLFCDLDYFKRLNDTYGHQVGDDVLKAFVSFLNENTRSGDFVTRYGGEEFLLLFSATTAKEMACKIDNMRLAWQEKDLYGSTFSGALADYLGEGKELFLRKLDEALYMAKNAGRNRVIYVEEDESISPPADLRCTPGGGFQTSVYAVAGAAPRVGATSFALMLAKEFALKYPVEILDAGGGAYDWLGGRGAKNINVRKAPPYSITPGVVTIIDAGTGVHDELKPFVETTFVVTDMSKKAVYIKNLVKGPAWLVGNRCVNDIKKLGQTWGLPVLLEIKHEEGIREAEKRGTFPEIKSVSRILKAHI; this is encoded by the coding sequence TTGAGAATCCACCTGGTTTATGAAGTCGATTACCTTGAACAGTTAAAAGAAATGTTAGGGGAGGCGGGCCATGAAATAGCAGGCTGGGACTATTCCCTGCCGTTGTTCGCCGACTTTTCTGAGAAAAAAACGGTTGATGCTGACCTGGCCTTGATTGACGGGCAGGCAGGGGTGACGGAAAAAAGGGAGATCATGGAGGCCCTGGGCAGAATTCGTAAAAACCTGCCGGAATTGAGGCTGGTCGTCATATTTCCTACCGTTTTGGAAAAAGACGAGAAATTCAAAGAAAAGCTGTTGTCGTACTCCTTGTATGACATGTATTTCCGGGACGAGTACGATATTGACGACTTGGAGCATTGGTTTGGAAATCCCAAAACCTACGGAAATTATGACATACAGACGGACGACATAGCAGGGACATTGCCGCAAAGAGAGCCTGTTCAAGCGTCAAAAAAACAGGAGGAGCGGGGCGGGCTTCTGAAAAAAGGAATTGATACTCTCTTGAAGATAAACCTTAAAGAGAAATTTGCTAAAAAAGAATCGTCTGAGAAAGAAGATACGCATGAGACAAAAACGGGGGCTTTCGCCTCTGATTTTTTTGTCCCTCCTCAAGATAGAAATGTCTATGCAACAGCGAAAAAAAAGCAAAAAAAGCCTGTGGTTTACTCATGGGACATGGAATACGAGGGTGTAACGGCTTTCAAGGATATTGGACAGTTGTTTGCCCTGGCCGAAATGGTAAGGCCGGACTTTATCCTGATGCCGGGCCATAAAGAAGAAGTGGCCGAAAAAATCAGGGAAATAAAGAGGCATAAAAAACTGTGGGACCTTCCCGTGGTGGTGGTTGGAAACATCAGCCACGAGCTTTTTAAGGCAGGGGCCGATGAATGTTTGCCGGAGTGGAATGATGACAGCTTCGGGTTATTGGCACCCAAACTGGACAGTTTGAGATTGATTAAAGAGATGAGCAAAAGCGAGGCACTGAAAGACCCCTTGACAGGAGCTTATAACCGGCTTTTCATGGAAGAACTCCTTGATAAGTCAATTCGGGAATACAACATGCACGGGGTGCCTTTTTGCGGTTTGTTTTGCGACCTGGACTATTTCAAGAGGCTTAACGACACATATGGGCACCAGGTTGGAGACGATGTCCTTAAAGCCTTTGTGTCTTTCCTGAACGAAAACACAAGGAGCGGAGACTTTGTAACAAGATATGGCGGCGAAGAATTTTTGCTCCTGTTTTCCGCAACAACAGCCAAAGAGATGGCTTGCAAGATTGACAACATGCGTCTTGCCTGGCAGGAAAAAGACCTGTACGGGTCCACTTTCAGCGGGGCGTTGGCCGATTACCTGGGCGAAGGGAAAGAGTTGTTTTTGCGGAAACTGGACGAAGCCCTCTATATGGCGAAGAACGCAGGCAGAAACAGGGTGATATACGTTGAAGAAGATGAAAGCATAAGCCCGCCTGCAGATTTGCGGTGCACGCCGGGAGGCGGTTTTCAAACGAGCGTTTATGCTGTGGCCGGGGCTGCTCCGAGAGTGGGGGCTACCAGTTTTGCCTTGATGCTGGCCAAAGAGTTTGCCTTGAAATATCCCGTGGAAATCCTGGATGCGGGAGGCGGTGCTTATGACTGGCTGGGAGGGCGTGGGGCAAAGAACATAAACGTGAGAAAAGCACCGCCGTACAGCATTACGCCCGGCGTTGTGACGATAATAGACGCAGGAACCGGGGTGCATGACGAGCTGAAGCCTTTCGTCGAAACGACCTTTGTCGTAACGGATATGTCCAAAAAGGCCGTTTATATAAAAAATCTTGTCAAGGGCCCGGCCTGGCTTGTCGGCAACAGGTGCGTAAATGACATAAAAAAACTCGGCCAGACCTGGGGTTTGCCGGTTCTTTTGGAAATCAAGCATGAGGAAGGAATCAGGGAAGCCGAAAAAAGGGGGACATTTCCTGAGATAAAAAGCGTAAGTAGAATATTAAAAGCCCACATTTAA
- the cpaB gene encoding Flp pilus assembly protein CpaB: MPVKFSIDKEKRKGVVFILIALLCGVVAAGFVLGLAVKMSPKVPALEAVVEIAAGTPLDRSQFREIKLPEAGLPSEIIHPNTDLKGKIAARTMVPGDILRHLVTIDLEKGVSPSLLSARLRALNDPELRAVEIPVESVKNMLGGMKSGDRVDIVAVYVDETASGPVKKLISQTIMEAVPVLGLRSEDSGSASGGGQAGALIAAMKKEQVETYALYREKGRIYASLRPYNQ, encoded by the coding sequence ATGCCTGTTAAGTTCAGTATTGACAAAGAAAAAAGAAAAGGAGTTGTGTTTATCCTTATAGCCCTGCTTTGCGGCGTTGTGGCCGCAGGTTTTGTTTTGGGCCTGGCCGTGAAAATGTCGCCGAAAGTACCGGCATTGGAGGCTGTGGTGGAGATTGCGGCGGGGACTCCGTTGGACAGGAGCCAGTTCAGGGAGATAAAACTGCCTGAAGCGGGGCTGCCGTCCGAGATAATACATCCGAACACCGATTTAAAAGGGAAGATAGCAGCCCGGACGATGGTGCCGGGTGATATACTTCGCCATCTCGTGACCATAGACCTGGAAAAGGGGGTTAGCCCCTCGCTTCTGAGTGCCCGGCTGAGGGCCCTGAACGATCCGGAACTGCGGGCTGTGGAAATACCCGTAGAGAGTGTGAAAAACATGCTGGGAGGCATGAAATCCGGAGACCGGGTTGACATAGTGGCCGTTTACGTTGATGAAACAGCATCCGGTCCCGTAAAAAAATTGATCTCCCAAACCATCATGGAGGCTGTTCCCGTCTTGGGGCTTAGATCGGAAGATTCCGGCAGTGCTTCAGGCGGCGGGCAAGCCGGGGCCCTGATAGCGGCCATGAAGAAGGAGCAGGTGGAAACTTACGCATTGTATAGGGAAAAGGGCCGGATTTATGCCTCGTTGAGACCATACAACCAGTGA
- a CDS encoding metal-dependent hydrolase yields the protein MTGPTHLATGILITASLTSDPKGLAIGMVASLLPDIDEPGSMISRKIPIIPYIISLLGHRTITHSLIGLVLFSGFLFVYAKEYLMVGGVAYLSHLILDTLTPAGVPWFYPLGRNYSLGLFRTGGLTEALYLVLLFVAGAVWGPLLFKPYMAQLANLKRMLMF from the coding sequence TTGACCGGACCTACGCATCTCGCTACTGGTATACTTATAACCGCATCTTTGACCAGTGATCCGAAAGGGCTGGCGATAGGCATGGTGGCATCCCTGCTGCCGGACATAGACGAGCCTGGCAGCATGATTTCCAGGAAAATTCCGATCATCCCTTATATAATAAGCCTTTTGGGACACAGGACAATAACCCACAGTCTCATAGGGCTTGTTTTATTTTCCGGTTTTTTGTTTGTTTATGCAAAAGAATATTTGATGGTAGGAGGTGTTGCATACCTGTCCCATTTGATTCTGGATACCCTGACTCCAGCCGGGGTGCCGTGGTTTTATCCTTTAGGCAGGAACTACAGCCTGGGCCTTTTCCGGACAGGCGGGCTGACTGAGGCATTGTATCTGGTCCTGCTTTTTGTGGCTGGAGCCGTATGGGGCCCTTTGTTGTTCAAGCCCTATATGGCACAACTTGCAAACCTTAAACGAATGTTAATGTTTTAA
- a CDS encoding M23 family metallopeptidase: MQSDELYRQADEEARRITGTAARYGKKILGKVAKKVALKTLKVLFLILKMTAPVWVPLVLILVLAFGTHMLLYGFAKEATDGGPPDKKTVIAAFFGVLEDEVTEANERLFDEYKKLAAKWSQGLSKEQKEQVVAHALPWSVLLATDRVVNDAAVWEGKENVTLQPLQVFEALRPRFKWKESEVITTTVTYTDKGTVTSTSTRKVTLVTEADTFEGHFDYVYEWQTEIVERSSSGYVSVKKEVLKEVKPPAEYYIPWKQYLSKTRGIEDQLTIDHLQELAILYDEDYQFSHALTVGLDYSTYPVIEGSNGWIWPTPSTRITSPFGPRAYPRPGFHHGIDIGAVNRGVSGDPVYCIDDGEVLEAGFSVIYGRYVIVKHAKDVFTCYAHLDQRKVKEYQKIKKGDLIGTMGSTGFSTGVHLHFEIRQGKRPLDPRFYFPQIFSERSVGVEVE, encoded by the coding sequence ATGCAAAGCGACGAACTTTACAGGCAGGCTGACGAGGAAGCCCGGAGGATAACGGGCACAGCCGCAAGGTACGGCAAGAAAATCCTTGGAAAAGTTGCCAAAAAAGTTGCATTAAAGACCCTGAAAGTTCTTTTTCTGATCCTCAAGATGACAGCTCCCGTGTGGGTGCCCCTTGTTTTGATCCTGGTGCTGGCCTTTGGCACCCACATGCTCCTTTACGGATTCGCCAAAGAAGCAACAGACGGCGGCCCGCCGGACAAAAAGACGGTTATTGCGGCCTTTTTCGGTGTCTTGGAAGATGAAGTCACCGAAGCCAACGAGCGTTTGTTTGACGAATACAAAAAGCTGGCCGCCAAATGGAGCCAGGGTTTGAGCAAAGAGCAAAAGGAACAAGTCGTGGCCCATGCCTTGCCCTGGTCCGTTTTGCTGGCGACCGACAGGGTGGTCAACGACGCCGCCGTCTGGGAAGGCAAGGAGAACGTAACCCTCCAGCCCTTGCAGGTGTTCGAGGCACTGCGGCCCAGGTTCAAGTGGAAAGAATCGGAAGTGATAACAACAACTGTTACATATACGGATAAAGGGACGGTAACTTCAACAAGCACACGCAAAGTAACCCTTGTAACCGAGGCAGACACTTTTGAAGGTCATTTCGATTATGTATACGAATGGCAGACGGAAATCGTAGAAAGAAGCAGCAGCGGGTATGTGTCGGTCAAAAAAGAAGTGCTTAAGGAAGTAAAACCTCCCGCAGAATACTACATACCCTGGAAGCAGTACTTGTCAAAAACAAGAGGAATCGAGGACCAGCTAACCATAGACCACTTGCAGGAGCTCGCCATCCTTTATGACGAGGACTATCAGTTCAGCCATGCGTTGACGGTGGGTTTGGATTACAGCACTTATCCGGTGATAGAAGGTTCTAACGGATGGATATGGCCCACACCGTCCACGAGAATAACCAGTCCCTTTGGGCCCAGGGCATACCCCAGGCCGGGCTTTCATCACGGGATCGACATAGGAGCCGTAAACAGAGGGGTGAGCGGAGACCCGGTTTACTGCATTGATGACGGAGAAGTGTTGGAAGCAGGTTTTTCGGTTATCTACGGGCGGTACGTCATAGTGAAACATGCAAAAGACGTATTTACATGCTACGCTCACTTGGACCAAAGGAAAGTCAAGGAATATCAAAAAATCAAAAAAGGTGATCTGATTGGCACTATGGGCTCAACCGGTTTTTCAACGGGCGTTCATTTGCATTTTGAAATAAGACAAGGGAAAAGACCCCTTGACCCCAGGTTTTATTTTCCGCAAATTTTCTCTGAAAGGAGTGTTGGTGTTGAGGTTGAATAA
- a CDS encoding TrbC/VirB2 family protein, with product MKNVKILKLLSMVVLSVMFLSLVTTAALADNNTGSNNNIIDRINQAKGNDSISKLEKKANDVANSFVKFLRNTAAIIAVVMFILVAYSLLFSPDVRTISDCKGKVSALVLAIAVAVMAEEIVGTLLAWFQ from the coding sequence GTGAAAAATGTTAAAATCTTGAAATTATTGAGTATGGTTGTTTTAAGCGTCATGTTTTTATCCTTGGTGACAACGGCTGCATTGGCGGATAACAATACCGGCAGCAACAACAACATCATAGACAGAATCAACCAGGCCAAAGGCAACGACAGCATAAGCAAGCTGGAGAAGAAAGCCAATGACGTGGCCAACTCTTTTGTCAAATTCTTGCGGAACACGGCGGCCATAATAGCCGTGGTGATGTTCATACTGGTAGCCTATTCGCTTTTGTTCAGCCCTGATGTAAGAACCATATCCGACTGCAAAGGCAAGGTCAGTGCACTGGTATTGGCGATAGCCGTAGCGGTAATGGCTGAGGAAATAGTCGGGACTCTGTTGGCATGGTTTCAGTGA
- the iscB gene encoding RNA-guided endonuclease IscB has protein sequence MLVYVQNKHGKPLMPCSPRKARLLLKQKKAKVIKRTPFTIQLIYGSSGYKQAVSLGVDAGSRTIGLSATTVKKVLYEAEVELRNDITKLLADRRELRRSRRYRKTRYRKPRFDNRRRPEGWLAPSVRNKIEAHTKAVQMVCKMLPVTKITIEVASFDIQKLKNPEISGVEYQQGEQLGFWNVREYVLWRDGHQCQGRPGCRNKVLNVHHIESRKTGGDAPNNLITLCDQCHKDYHTGKLKLNLKRGQSFKDAAFMGIMRWMVYNRLKTIYPYVRLTYGYITKHTRIANGLEKNHRTDARCVSGNPQAQPDNTWYYFKQVRKQNRQLHKANPIKRGIWKANKAPKYLFGYQLFDKVLYEGQECFIFGRRASGYFDLRKLDGTRVSPSVSCKKLKLLERASIFLCERRNSDFLPGMNSGVSVA, from the coding sequence TTGTTAGTCTATGTGCAAAACAAACACGGTAAACCTTTGATGCCGTGCAGTCCGAGGAAGGCAAGGCTGCTTCTGAAACAGAAAAAGGCCAAAGTTATCAAAAGAACGCCGTTCACCATACAACTTATCTACGGTTCCAGTGGATACAAACAGGCCGTAAGTTTAGGGGTAGACGCCGGGAGCAGGACTATAGGTTTATCCGCCACTACTGTAAAGAAAGTATTGTATGAAGCAGAAGTCGAGCTAAGGAACGACATAACAAAACTGCTGGCAGACCGAAGGGAGTTAAGAAGAAGCAGAAGATATCGCAAGACAAGATACCGCAAGCCGAGGTTTGATAACCGCAGGCGACCAGAAGGCTGGCTGGCTCCTTCTGTCAGGAACAAGATTGAAGCACACACAAAAGCAGTACAAATGGTATGCAAGATGCTACCTGTGACCAAGATCACTATTGAGGTAGCCAGTTTTGACATCCAGAAGCTCAAGAATCCCGAAATATCTGGCGTCGAGTACCAGCAGGGAGAGCAGTTGGGATTCTGGAATGTCAGGGAATACGTCCTGTGGAGAGACGGTCATCAGTGTCAAGGTAGACCGGGATGCAGGAACAAGGTCTTGAACGTACACCACATAGAAAGCCGCAAGACCGGGGGAGATGCCCCGAACAACTTGATAACTTTGTGTGATCAGTGCCATAAGGACTACCATACAGGGAAACTAAAACTCAACCTCAAACGAGGTCAATCTTTCAAGGATGCGGCTTTTATGGGAATTATGCGTTGGATGGTTTACAACAGGCTAAAGACAATATATCCATATGTGCGACTTACTTATGGATATATCACCAAACACACCAGAATTGCCAATGGCTTAGAGAAAAACCATCGCACTGATGCTCGCTGCGTCAGCGGCAATCCGCAGGCACAACCCGACAACACCTGGTACTACTTCAAACAGGTACGGAAACAGAACAGGCAGCTTCATAAGGCAAACCCTATCAAGAGAGGGATTTGGAAAGCAAACAAAGCACCGAAATACCTGTTTGGATACCAACTGTTTGACAAGGTGCTGTACGAAGGGCAGGAGTGTTTCATCTTTGGTCGCAGGGCCAGCGGGTATTTTGATTTAAGGAAACTGGACGGGACAAGAGTAAGTCCGTCGGTTAGTTGTAAAAAACTAAAACTGCTCGAAAGAGCAAGCATATTTCTATGCGAAAGGAGGAACAGCGACTTCCTCCCCGGAATGAATTCCGGGGTTTCCGTCGCCTAA
- a CDS encoding VirB4 family type IV secretion system protein, which produces MAFNIFKKHKEPEQANKKTIKAGKNNKTGLYEGKPEPVDFIAPSIAKELLPADRAEGYTVGDYMVEIGGTAVPCRYYRSFFAEIMSGNTWGGMLDDLGRGNFGDGDVDIAIHVRPASSDMELQELSRRLRGLMSDLAFEGDPSKIDAIRDEIEDIKTRQKKLRMEIERSFKTTIQVIASGTELKSFKMYCNALVKRFAGKSIYLRPADGKQLEALRGILPIVPPQPVTGEHGITLESSNLADLFPFAQGGISHKTGIILGLDGLGRPVYFDQWHPSLPNQHMIILGRSGAGKTYTTQIIMHRSMHIGRTVAVLDWKGEHKDFFLLNDLPYIEFHEHSQDRINPYDVEVTQDVDGIRFIDIESVANNVQALVFKMISTYDREILTGRVKVFIGEAIRQQYEEAGITKDPRSIYLRTVTDGKISTNKKKPMPELGGLYLKMAASEHEEVRKAAEMLKPFTRHGSSPSYAIFDGQSTVELKGYPGYGFALNRLDKDVMRPIGLSAIAIWLNENFAKSDVSQEKIIVIEECQNIFDDPDVGGPFAETAYREYRATNTGVCAVTQGLEVLSRTNAGIAAVKNSPIKIIGKQESFDIEAIQGKLNLSEGEAAFLLGAKTGQLILKVEDESDIVLTKASDYEHMMFTTNPNDPAYYKRKELLKKKYGEKGEEGGNER; this is translated from the coding sequence ATGGCTTTCAATATCTTCAAAAAACACAAAGAACCGGAACAGGCAAACAAAAAAACAATCAAGGCGGGCAAGAACAACAAAACCGGATTGTATGAGGGCAAGCCGGAGCCTGTGGATTTCATCGCTCCTTCAATAGCCAAGGAACTATTGCCCGCCGACCGGGCGGAAGGGTACACCGTGGGCGACTACATGGTGGAGATAGGCGGCACGGCTGTTCCATGCAGGTACTACAGGTCCTTTTTTGCTGAGATAATGAGCGGCAACACCTGGGGCGGGATGCTGGACGACCTTGGCAGGGGCAACTTCGGTGACGGCGACGTGGACATCGCCATCCATGTCCGGCCTGCTTCTTCGGATATGGAACTTCAAGAACTGAGCCGGAGGCTGAGAGGCTTGATGTCGGACCTGGCCTTTGAGGGCGACCCTTCCAAGATTGATGCCATCAGGGACGAGATTGAGGACATCAAGACCCGCCAGAAAAAGCTGCGGATGGAGATTGAACGCTCGTTCAAGACCACTATCCAGGTTATTGCCAGCGGGACCGAGCTAAAAAGCTTCAAGATGTACTGCAACGCCCTGGTCAAAAGGTTTGCGGGAAAATCCATCTATCTTCGTCCTGCCGACGGCAAACAGCTTGAGGCGTTGAGGGGCATCCTGCCCATAGTTCCTCCCCAGCCGGTCACCGGCGAACATGGCATAACCCTGGAATCTTCCAACCTGGCCGATCTCTTTCCTTTCGCCCAGGGCGGGATAAGCCACAAGACCGGCATCATCCTGGGCTTGGACGGTTTGGGCCGTCCCGTATACTTCGACCAGTGGCACCCTTCTTTGCCCAATCAGCACATGATCATCCTGGGCCGGTCCGGGGCCGGGAAAACCTACACCACCCAGATCATCATGCACAGGAGCATGCACATAGGCCGCACGGTGGCCGTATTGGACTGGAAGGGCGAACACAAGGACTTTTTCCTGCTCAATGACCTGCCGTACATAGAGTTTCACGAACATTCGCAAGACAGAATAAACCCCTACGACGTGGAAGTTACCCAGGATGTGGACGGAATCCGGTTTATTGACATTGAAAGCGTGGCCAACAACGTCCAGGCCCTCGTGTTCAAGATGATAAGCACATATGACAGGGAAATCCTGACCGGACGGGTGAAGGTTTTCATCGGGGAGGCCATAAGGCAGCAATACGAGGAAGCGGGGATAACCAAAGACCCTCGGAGCATTTACCTGCGTACCGTCACGGACGGCAAAATTTCCACAAACAAAAAGAAGCCCATGCCCGAACTGGGCGGTTTGTATCTCAAGATGGCCGCAAGCGAACACGAAGAAGTAAGGAAAGCCGCAGAGATGCTGAAACCTTTTACCAGACACGGCTCCAGCCCTTCCTACGCTATCTTTGACGGCCAAAGCACGGTGGAACTGAAGGGGTATCCGGGTTATGGTTTTGCGTTGAACCGGCTGGACAAGGACGTGATGCGTCCCATCGGGCTTTCAGCTATAGCCATCTGGCTCAACGAAAACTTTGCCAAGTCCGATGTCAGTCAGGAAAAAATAATCGTGATTGAGGAGTGCCAGAACATCTTTGACGACCCGGACGTAGGCGGTCCCTTTGCGGAAACGGCCTACCGGGAGTACCGGGCCACCAACACCGGCGTGTGTGCCGTAACCCAGGGCCTGGAGGTTTTAAGCCGCACCAATGCGGGGATTGCGGCAGTAAAAAACTCGCCTATAAAAATCATCGGCAAACAGGAATCTTTCGATATTGAAGCCATCCAGGGCAAGCTCAACCTTTCCGAAGGCGAGGCCGCCTTTTTGCTGGGGGCCAAGACGGGCCAACTCATCCTGAAAGTGGAGGACGAATCGGACATAGTCCTGACAAAAGCCTCGGACTATGAGCACATGATGTTTACCACCAACCCCAACGATCCGGCTTATTACAAACGCAAGGAACTGTTGAAAAAGAAATACGGCGAGAAAGGAGAGGAAGGGGGAAATGAGCGGTAA
- a CDS encoding reverse transcriptase-like protein: protein MNCFFDGASSGNPGPAGIGAIILDKGEKIWEISRYIGEKTNNEAEYIALIELLKELQRRGIESCRIFGDSQLVINQVTGNWRINYHHLYKLWAQVHDLLKEGHQLEWVPREENKLADKLSTQAIAKKITEKTEPANNERLFRAKELAPGIFLVPSSRNIQTAYVVDLNNGACTCPAFISGKKRPCKHFIAISAGREMVTT, encoded by the coding sequence ATCAACTGTTTTTTCGACGGTGCCAGTTCCGGCAACCCCGGACCCGCAGGCATAGGAGCCATAATTCTGGACAAAGGCGAGAAAATCTGGGAAATATCAAGGTACATCGGTGAAAAAACAAATAATGAGGCTGAATACATTGCCTTAATCGAGCTGCTCAAGGAGTTGCAAAGAAGGGGCATCGAAAGCTGCCGCATTTTTGGCGACAGCCAGCTTGTAATCAACCAGGTTACAGGCAACTGGAGAATCAATTATCATCATCTTTACAAACTATGGGCACAAGTCCATGACCTGCTGAAGGAAGGACATCAACTTGAATGGGTGCCCAGGGAAGAAAACAAGCTGGCAGACAAACTAAGCACACAGGCGATTGCCAAAAAAATCACAGAAAAAACTGAACCCGCAAACAACGAGCGTTTATTTCGGGCAAAAGAGCTTGCTCCCGGCATATTTCTTGTTCCTTCCAGCCGAAATATTCAGACGGCTTACGTTGTTGATCTCAACAACGGAGCCTGTACTTGTCCTGCTTTTATTTCGGGGAAAAAGAGACCATGCAAGCATTTCATCGCCATATCAGCGGGAAGGGAGATGGTCACAACTTGA